DNA from Sulfurimonas gotlandica GD1:
ATCGGCTTGCAAAATGATGGTTATGCGCTTATGACATTTAAGTAAATTTTTTATATTAAGAAGGTCACAAATGGTAAAGGAGATTACAAAATATCCAACAAAACCAAGTTTAGAGTTTGGTGCTAACGTTAGGTTTTTTAATGATGAGTTATTCGCATTGATTCAAGACCTAAAAGACACGATAGAAGTGAATAGCTTAGATGCACTTGCAGCATTTCAGATAGGTTCTCCTCTTAGTGTCATTGTAGTTAAAAAAGGTGGAGAGTTTTTAGAGCTTATAAACCCAAGAGTCCTAAAAAGAGAAGGCAGTGTTGAGCCTGTAGAGACTACTGCTTATTTTCCAGGGATGAGTGCTAAGACAAAGAGGTATGAGAAGATAACTCTGATGTATGAAGATAGAGATGCTACTCAGAAGTTTTTAGAAGCTGATGGAGAGTTGGCGATAACGCTTCAGAGAAAAGTAGACTATACCTTTGGTTCTCACTTTAGATTTAGACTAGATAAAGATGAACAAAAACTTTTTGACTCTAAGCTTGAGTTTGGCACAGATGCTATCACTAAGAATGACTGCCCTACAGTTTTCAAGAGAGATAGAATACTTCAAGTGTTTAAGTTTCTTTTTGTTTTTGGACTTCTTGGAGTAATGGCTGGCTTTTTTGTAAGTGAAGATAACTTATCGATTTTAGTGAGTACTGAAAACTATATCATGGCATCTATGCTTGGACTTGTTGTTGCCTACTTCTTTTATGCCCAATATGAAGGTAGACAGTACAAGCACTGTACATCTTGTCAGATAGGAAATATTATCGGGACTTGTATAATCTCACTACTAAAACTGTTAGCTTTGTTTTTAGCGAGTTATTTTTTACTATAGAGTTAAGATATAATTGTAATCTAAATTTATTTTTGGAGAAAGATTATTAACTCAAATAACGCAAATAACGAGAGTGAGTATAAGCTCTGCTCGCTTCTCTTTGATACAGTTACCCCTGACTATAACACTAACTTGCAAACACTGCTAAATCTTATAGATAAAACATCAGAAAAGTCCATTATCGTTGCTCCGGAAGTCTGTCTTACAAGTTATGACTATGATAATTTTGATGAAGCTCTAGAGTTTGCTCATGTAGCAAATAAGGCACTAAAAAAAGCATCACACAATAAGATAATCATTTTAACTATGATGGAAAAACGTGATGGCGAGGTATTTAACTTTGCCAAGATCTTTCACAATGGCAGAGTAGTCTATGAGAGAGCAAAAGCGAGACTATTTCGTTTTGGAGATGAGCATAAGTACATGAGTGAGGGAACAAATGAACCTATTGAAATAGTAGAAGTAGATGGTGTCAAGATTGGAATCCTAATTTGCTTTGAACTTCGTTTTAAAGATCTGTGGCAAAAGCTTGAAGGCTCAGATGTGATTGCCGTTCCTTCTTGGTGGGGAGTTTTAAGAATTGAGCACTTTGAAGTTCTTACCCAAGCACTAGCTATTATAAATCAGTGCTATGTAGTTGCCAGTGATTCACTAAATGCTGATTGTACTAAAATGAGTGGAATAATCACTCCTCATGGCAAAGCAGAGAGAAACGGGAATAAGCCTTGCTTAGAAGTAGAATATAGCAAAAGAGAAATCAGCATTATGAGAAAATATATGGATGTGGGAATAAAATAACTTGGACAGAATTACAGCAACTAAAACAGCAAGACTGGCAAATGAGTGCCACCAAAAATTTAGTCTTAGTGATGAAGTAAAACAAGCCATCGCTAACACTAACAGAGAGAAGTTTGTTCCAACAGGTTTTAAGCATAATGCTTATAAGCTAGATGCACTGCCTATGGGTTCAGCTCAATGGATAAGTTCACCTCTGACGGTTGCAAAGATGACTCAGTATTTAGAGCCCAAAGGTGCAGACAGAGTTCTAGAAGTTGGCTGTGGAAGCGGGTATCAAGCAGCAGTCCTCTCTCATCTGTTTCGTGGTGTTTTTACAATCGAGCGCATCGAATCACTGATGATAGAAGCAAAAACTAGATTTAGAGACTTAAAGATTAATAATATCCATACGAGAACCGATGATGGACAAAACGGCTGGATACAGTACGCTCCATATGACAGAATCCTCTTCTCCGCATCTACAAAAAAAGTTCCTCAGAAATTATTTGACCAGCTATCAGATGGTGGTATCTTGGTAGCTCCAATAGAGATAGGCTCCAAGCAAGTTATTACAAGTTTTAAAAAAAGAGGCTCAAGTATAGAAGTGACCGAACTTGAAGCATGTGACTTTGTTCCGGTTTTAGATGGAGTACAAAAATAACATAAACAAACATAAAGCACTGTTTTATTTAGATAATGATATTATAAAACAAAAGGATGTGCCATGTTCTACAAAAGTTTATTTATAGCCCTGTTTTTGTTTTTGTCACTGCTCCAAGCAGACTATATAACTGAGTATAAGATGGGTGATGAAGTTCAGACCTTTATGTACCGAGATGACAGTCATTCAAAATTAGTTAGTCATAGTGGTGGTGAAAAGAGTGAGATTTACCGTATAGGCAAGAAAGTCTATATAGTCAGTGGTAGTGATGGTGATAAACATATAGTTGATATTGATGACATGAAGTCTATGGCAAAGTCTATGGGATTTGATGCCTCTGGATATGTTAAAGATGCTAAAGAAGAAGCAAAAGATTACAAAATAATAAATACCGGAAAAAAAGTAACAGTTGGTGGAATTAGGGGTGAACTCTATACCATTAAAGGTAACTATGACGGTAAGCCTTATAAGCAAGACATTGTTATGAGTAATGACAAAAATGTTGTAAAATCAGTAAAAGCGATGTTTTCTCTTTTTAGTACCATGAGCACAATGGATAATTCAGATGATATGTTTGATGTCAAAAAAGGTTATGTGACGATTAAGAGTGATGGCATGGAGTTGAAATCATTTAAAAGAAAAAGCATTGCCAATAGTGAGTTTGAACTTCCTAAAAAAGCAAAAAAACAAGAGATGCCAAAACCTCAAACATCAAGAGATTCTAAAGAAGATGTCGATAAAGCTATAGATATGTTGAAGAGTTTTTTCTAAAAATTTATCTTATTAAGATTACTAGGCTGTCAAAATGTTAGTACTTGTAACGTTTTTATTATTGATAATTTTACTTTCTCGTGTTACGGAAGAGATGACAAAAATTCCATCGACACTGTCTGTAATAGTTTACTCTTTTGCAGTGTCGCTATTCTTTCCTGAACTATTTGAGATTAATTCTCAAGAGTTTGATGAGATTTTGTATCTGATGCTGCCGGTAATCCTACTCCCTGATATTTTAAATATCTCAATAAAAGAGCTGAAAAATCATGCCAAAGAGATATTTTATTTAGCCGTAGTTGCAGTTGTGCTGTCCATTGCTATTGCTACATTAGTAACACCCTACTTGCTTCCTGAGTATAGCTTGACTGCTGGAATGCTTGTAGCACTCTTTGCAATGCTTATGGCTACAGATGCTATAACGGTTGCATCTATAATGTCCAAATTTAAACTTCCTGAGCAACTGAAAATCTATGCTGAATCAGAATCACTTTTTAATGATGTGACAGCACTTATAATATTTTACTTTATAGCTCTGCCACTTATTACGGGAGGGGAAGTAACTCTTCTTTCTGTAAACTATATTTTGTTAAAAGTTTTAATACTTTCAACTGTTATCGGTGTTGCTGTGGCTTATGCAGGATTTTTGTTTATCAAAGTTCTGAAAAATCCTTTTGATCAGTTTGTAGTTATATATTTGGTTGTTATTATCTCATTTCTTCTAGCAGAGCATTTTCATATCGCAGGTATTTTATCTATAGTAGCATCTGCTCTAACCTTTAAGTCTCTTGTACAAAAAGAGACAAAAAATGAAACGCAGCGCCGTAGTAAAATCGGCGGTGTGCAAAGTGCTAAGGATCAAGAATCTATTCTAGAGCTAATAAAAAATGTTCCGGCTATAACAAAAAGAGAGTTTAGAGAGTATAAAAAAGAAGCGATGTTCATCGGTATTTTTGCAAATGCTATTGTTTTTGTTATTATCGCTAACATAATAGAACTCAGGTTTTTACTTACCTATTCCAAAGAGATTTTAATTGTATTTCTTATAACGACTCTTATTCGTTTTATGAGTGTATCTGCCCTTGTAGTAGCTATGAAGCTTCCATTTAGATGGGCTAAAACACTAACACTCTCAGGGACAAAGGGAGCATTAGCCATCATTATGGCGCACTCAATTCCTGAAAGTTTTATATATAAAGATATGTTTGAAGCCATTGTTATAGGAAATGTTTTGATAAGTACATTTTTTTATACTTTTGTGTTGATGTTTCATATAAAGTTTAACAAAGATGAGTACGCCTTAGATATGCAGGTAGATAAGCAAAGCTCAGATGCAGGAATACTAGAATATACAAAAAGTGTAGTTGATATACTTGAAAAAGATTCATTTACTCAAGCCTATAACAGGGCATTTATCGAAGATATTATAACAAATGAGTTAGCACGTGCCAGCCGTTATAAACTGGATCTTTCACTGCTAATATTAAAGCTATCAAAAACAGATGAAGAAAATAATGTAGATGCACTTGAAATTGTCGGAGATATTATCACAGAACATATCCGTACGAATGACTACTTCGGAAAGTTAGGTGAAGATGAGTATGTTATAGTTACTTCAAACACTTCTCTTGGTGGAGCGGTAATACTAGCAGAAAAGATCTCTCAGCAGTTTGATACGCAAGAAGTTGTTCACTCTAGTATGGAGTACTTTTTCGGTGCTACGCAGGCAGATGAGACAGATAGTATGGAAGCTGTTTTAGAAAAATTGAGAGAAGCACTCTCTCGCACAATTGGCAGTGACAGACACACGATAGAGATAGAAGTTTAAAAAGGCAATAGATGAAACAACTTTTATTGATGCTACTTTTGGCAGTAGCTCTTATATCTTCAACAGAGTTTGAAGAAGCGTATAAAATATATAAAGATGGAGATTTTGAAAAATCATTTGTACTTTTTAGTGATTTGGCAGAAGATGGAGATAATGATGCCGCTTATATTTTAGGATATATGTATGAGAACGGTGAGGGTTGCGAGGCTAGCGAAATACTATCAGCCAGATGGTATAAAATCTCTGCAAAAGGTTACTATGCTCAGACAAAACATGATACTTCAAGAGATATTGATAAAGAGCAGCGTAAGCTCTATAACACTATAAATAAATCAGATAACAGCGAGACGCAAGATACAATAAGACAGATTACACAATCACTCTATAGTCTAAAAGCATATAAGCCAAACTACTTTTTACCTGCAAGTTATCGTCATGATGGTCAGTATGCTAATACAAATGGACATAAAGCAGAAGATATTGAAACAGAGTTCCAGTTAAGTATAAAGTTTGACTTTGCGGCAAATCTGCTTGGGTTAAATGAGATATATTCAGTAGCATACACCCAAATAGCATTTTGGCAACTCTACTCAAAATCTGCCTATTTTAGAGAAACAAACTATAATCCGGAGTTTAGTATAAAGATACCTACTTCCGAACTTAGTGATGCTAAGTTTATAAAGGCTGTAAAGATAGCCTTGGAACATGAGTCAAACGGTAGAGGTGGGGTTGATGAGAGATCATGGAACTCTATAAGCGGTAGTTTTTACTTTCAGTACAAACCGATTTTCTCAGAGCTAAAACTCTGGTACAGATTACCCGATAACTTTGACTATAATCCAGACCTTATAGACTACATGGGACA
Protein-coding regions in this window:
- a CDS encoding peptide deformylase; translated protein: MVKEITKYPTKPSLEFGANVRFFNDELFALIQDLKDTIEVNSLDALAAFQIGSPLSVIVVKKGGEFLELINPRVLKREGSVEPVETTAYFPGMSAKTKRYEKITLMYEDRDATQKFLEADGELAITLQRKVDYTFGSHFRFRLDKDEQKLFDSKLEFGTDAITKNDCPTVFKRDRILQVFKFLFVFGLLGVMAGFFVSEDNLSILVSTENYIMASMLGLVVAYFFYAQYEGRQYKHCTSCQIGNIIGTCIISLLKLLALFLASYFLL
- a CDS encoding carbon-nitrogen hydrolase family protein — protein: MNSNNANNESEYKLCSLLFDTVTPDYNTNLQTLLNLIDKTSEKSIIVAPEVCLTSYDYDNFDEALEFAHVANKALKKASHNKIIILTMMEKRDGEVFNFAKIFHNGRVVYERAKARLFRFGDEHKYMSEGTNEPIEIVEVDGVKIGILICFELRFKDLWQKLEGSDVIAVPSWWGVLRIEHFEVLTQALAIINQCYVVASDSLNADCTKMSGIITPHGKAERNGNKPCLEVEYSKREISIMRKYMDVGIK
- a CDS encoding protein-L-isoaspartate(D-aspartate) O-methyltransferase, translating into MDRITATKTARLANECHQKFSLSDEVKQAIANTNREKFVPTGFKHNAYKLDALPMGSAQWISSPLTVAKMTQYLEPKGADRVLEVGCGSGYQAAVLSHLFRGVFTIERIESLMIEAKTRFRDLKINNIHTRTDDGQNGWIQYAPYDRILFSASTKKVPQKLFDQLSDGGILVAPIEIGSKQVITSFKKRGSSIEVTELEACDFVPVLDGVQK
- a CDS encoding cation:proton antiporter, giving the protein MLVLVTFLLLIILLSRVTEEMTKIPSTLSVIVYSFAVSLFFPELFEINSQEFDEILYLMLPVILLPDILNISIKELKNHAKEIFYLAVVAVVLSIAIATLVTPYLLPEYSLTAGMLVALFAMLMATDAITVASIMSKFKLPEQLKIYAESESLFNDVTALIIFYFIALPLITGGEVTLLSVNYILLKVLILSTVIGVAVAYAGFLFIKVLKNPFDQFVVIYLVVIISFLLAEHFHIAGILSIVASALTFKSLVQKETKNETQRRSKIGGVQSAKDQESILELIKNVPAITKREFREYKKEAMFIGIFANAIVFVIIANIIELRFLLTYSKEILIVFLITTLIRFMSVSALVVAMKLPFRWAKTLTLSGTKGALAIIMAHSIPESFIYKDMFEAIVIGNVLISTFFYTFVLMFHIKFNKDEYALDMQVDKQSSDAGILEYTKSVVDILEKDSFTQAYNRAFIEDIITNELARASRYKLDLSLLILKLSKTDEENNVDALEIVGDIITEHIRTNDYFGKLGEDEYVIVTSNTSLGGAVILAEKISQQFDTQEVVHSSMEYFFGATQADETDSMEAVLEKLREALSRTIGSDRHTIEIEV
- a CDS encoding phospholipase A; the encoded protein is MKQLLLMLLLAVALISSTEFEEAYKIYKDGDFEKSFVLFSDLAEDGDNDAAYILGYMYENGEGCEASEILSARWYKISAKGYYAQTKHDTSRDIDKEQRKLYNTINKSDNSETQDTIRQITQSLYSLKAYKPNYFLPASYRHDGQYANTNGHKAEDIETEFQLSIKFDFAANLLGLNEIYSVAYTQIAFWQLYSKSAYFRETNYNPEFSIKIPTSELSDAKFIKAVKIALEHESNGRGGVDERSWNSISGSFYFQYKPIFSELKLWYRLPDNFDYNPDLIDYMGHGHLRFILPYEKHLLELLFRHNFSDAGAIEANYSYPVFGREDLFLYMKAFSGYGESLIDYDNYINKVGIGFSISR